The Pleurodeles waltl isolate 20211129_DDA chromosome 7, aPleWal1.hap1.20221129, whole genome shotgun sequence genome contains the following window.
tttctcttccataaagatacatctcaccgcaatatctgcttacctgcagattactcattcaacttccctatttagaataccagtcattaaagcgtttatggaaggcctaaagagaattataccaccaaggacaccacctgttccttcatggaacctcaacattgtcttaacaagactcatgggtccacctttcgagcccatgcattcttgtgaaatgcaatacttaacgtggaaagttgcatttctcattgccatcacatctctaagaagagtgagtgagattcaggcatttaccacacaagaaccatttattcaaatacacaaaaataaggtagttctaaggacaaatccaaaattcttaccaaaggttatctcaccgttccacttaaatcaaacagtagaattaccagtgttcttcccacagccagattcggtagctgaaagagcactgcatacattagacatcaaaagggctctaatgtactacattgacagaacaaaactaattaggaagacaaaacaactattcattgcctttcaaaaacctcatacaggaaatccaatttcaaaacaaggcattgctagatggatagttaggtgcatccaaacctgctatcttcaagcaaagagagagctgcctattacaccaaaggcacactcaaccagaaagaaaggtgctaccatggcctttctaggaaatattccaatgaacgaaatatgtaaggcagcaacatggtctacgcctcatacatttactaagcaccactgtgtagatgtgttatctgcacaacaagccacagtaggtcaagctgtactaaaaactttatttcaaactacttcaactcctactggctgaaccaccgcttttggggagataactgcttactagtctatgcacagcatgtgtatctgcagctacacatgccaccgaacggaaaatgtcacttacgtacatctgttcgtggcattagtcgctgcagattcacatgcgcccacccgcctccccaggagcctgtagccaccctctgcggggaaaacaatctaagatggagtcgacgcccatgcgcaatggaacctaagtgggaggagtccctcggtcgcgtgactcgaaaagacttcttcgaagaaaaacaacttgtaacactccgagcccaacaccagacggcggactgtgcacagcatgtgaatctgcagcgactaatgccacgaacagatgtacactgggtaagtgacattttccttatcagGGGCGATAAATAACGCCTCAAATCGTAATGGGACACAAAAAGTTTTAAAATCAGTAAATGCTTCAGCTAGCCCTCAAAACAATGTCACATTGCTTATCATTTTTCATAACATCTACATACAAGTCTATATTTCACTTATGTTCATGTTTCTGTCCTGCTCTTTGTTGTTACTGAGAACCTGAGAATCCCCCTTGGTAGAAGTATGGTGGAAAAATACACAAATCCCACAGTCCCAAGCAGGGGAGAAGAGTGTTAGACAGATTTCACCGACTTAATCAGTAGAGGTGCTGCTCAGGGTACGGAGGCCGAACaggttcagataaatattctcctgCCCCAGTTCCAGGAAGTGAGTTTAGGCAGTTCCAGGCAACACACGTTTAGCTGCGGCTAAATTTGACCAATCACTTTTCCAAACCATTTGATTTAGTAAACTGGAGTCCATTAATgaagtcatttttgtttttaaactatgAACAAGGGTAAGATCACACAAGCCTTTTGCAAATCATAATTTCAAGTTCTGTATGTAGTTCTGTGTGTGTAATTGCCCTAATAATAACCATTTATTTTGCACATTAAATAAAAGGAAATATTATTTGAACTTAAAAGTCCCCGTGTACGACTTCCTAACTCAGAGGGACCCATTTCATCAATCTTAGAAGAATGAAGATTGGATTAAGTTAAAACCTGCAAAGATTATAATGCATACCTTGCAGGTTACATACAATTTGCAGCCTGTGCATAACCCCCAGAGGTATTTTATCAGTACTGAAACTTGAGATCAGTTAGATGCAAAACTGTGTAGCTTTCACAATCCTCTTGGCTATTTTATGATGATTCAAGCCTTTGCTCACAGATTATATGCAgatcaagtgcattaaccacctgaAGTAACTTACTTGCATTACACTAAGACTTGCTGGATAGACCTGGATAAATATGTTTCCATACCTCTGTGTTTTCTACTTTGGCCTTCCAAGCTTCAGTCGAGCTTTACATAACTAGACTTTGATGCCTAATCAAACCTCTCTATAGAAAATATGTAATAGCATGCTCTATATGGCTTCCATAAGTCATTATCTTCCGAGAAGATGTGTCCTCTGTAATTTGCTGCTGTGAGGCCACTGCTGTGTCATCATACTGTTGAGTAGAGGCAGGCAGCGGAATGGCAGCATTGATGCGCTGCCTCTCATGACTTCCCTCCACAGGACTTGGGGAAGTGGAGGAATGGTAGGTGGTGATCCACCACCTCTACCTAAGGGGAGATAATGCCTGGGGAAGTTGGGAAAGGGTGGTAGCCTGCCAGATACTATTAGGATAGGAACTAGTGAGGAGTGCCTGAGGGAAGTGAGCAAAGGTGGCTGGCACCCAGGTATTTTTCTGAAGTCTGAGGAAGGTGAGGGATGGAGGCTGGGCCCAAGGTATTGTTCGAAATTCTGAGGGATGTGCGGGATGCAGCCTGGGCCCCATGTATTCTTCTAAAGTCTGCGGCAGGTGGGGAACGGTGGTGGGGCTCTAGGTATTCTTCTGATGGCTGAGGGAGGTGGGGGATGGAGCCTGGGCCCCAGACTTTCTAATGTCTGAGGGGGAGGGGGTTGATGCCTGGGCACAGGTTTTCTTCTGTAGTCTGTGGGAGGTGGGGAACGGTGGTGGGGCTCCATGTATTCTTCTGATGGCTGAGGGGGATGGAGCCTGGGCCCCAGACCTTCTACTgtctgagggggtgggggttgatgccTGGGCACAGGTTTTCTTCTATAGTCTGTGGGAGGTGGGGAACGGTGTTGGGGCCCCAGGTATTCTTCTAATGTCTGAGGAAGGTGGGGGATGGCGGCTGGGTTTCAGCTATTTTTTCTAAAGTTTAACTTAGGTTAAAAATAGTAGCAGGAGGGCGGGTATGTTTGAGTAGTGACATATTTTATGACTCCCCGCCTCCCCGTTTCTCCTGCAGAGCTGCTCATTGggcccacagaggaggaggaggagtcttGTCCTTGTCTGTGATGTAATctgaatcccctgggggggggggggcacaacccCACTGCTGATCCTTACCTAACTCCTAGTTTTATAGGTTCGTCCTTCCACTAGAATAAGCTACTCTCTGCTGTTCAGTCAGACTGTACTGTCTTTACATTTAGGGTCACTATTTCTGGCCACTATAAGATTGAGACCTCTCCGGCTTTACGTACATTTTGTAAGCACTGGTCTGTCAGTCATTTGCTGATTTATCTTACCTTGACCTAATTTCTTCAACTAATTTccacaataaaacaaatatattttctgtTGCTATAGGTCAGACGGTCAACAAAAGAGGCAGTGATTATTGATCTGGGATTAGCCAAGTTTGTTAACTACACTGAGAGCGGCAATCCTTTCTCCAGCGGTCAAAACAGGGGGTTCCGTCAGTATGCCGCCCCGGAGGCCCACGCTGGAAACATTCGTACCCGAAAGTCTGATGTCTGGTCGATGGGGAAGGTGATCGCCGAAGTCATCTTGGGGTACGTGCTTGAGTGGGATCACTGCAGTCCTCAAAATGTTCAAAATTTGCTTCATGGATCGAAATATGCGGCCATTGTCCCCCGTATGCTTGAAATAAATCCGCATATTCGGGTAACTATGGAGGACGTGGTGAACCATCTTCGAAGTGTCAACACCATCCTCACTCATGCTGAAGGCATTAAGAGAGCTGCCCCAGCAGAACCGCTGTCCTGGATGTGGATAATTCCTGTCCTAGCGGCCGCTGCAGCTGTCCCACTTCTGGCTCTCGCGATTCTTTAGAATGTAATTAAGTGCAGAATGAAATTGAGATAACCCATTTTCTTGTTATGTAAACAATAAGGATTCAATGTATCCCATCACCCTGCCAAGCAGTGACAAGCCATGTTGTTGTAAAGTAACTTGTCCTTCAGCCAAGCTGTGAGAAACCTACTTTTGCATGATCTGTGATTGTATGAGGCCATTCTATGTcgggaccggaggcttcagattatgcttctctttcttcactgtttaattcacagcagccaatcaattaAAGTTTTTAAcaaagactacatttcccataacattgtaaaacatGTGATCAACCACAGAGCTCCTGCCCTATAAAACCTCTTTATGATCTTCCATCTTCCTTTCTTTGCTCTACTTAATATCGGTCCCATAACAAGAACAGTCAAAGCCTTGCAACAACAGGACCCAATCGAGGAACATCCACAGCTCCAACGGGAGCCCAACCTGACATCGATTGTAGCAGTAGATCCCTACTTCTGAACAGCCGACCTCGTCCAATGAACCAGAGCTATCCACCGTAGGAAGCCAATAACAGAACTCAAGTAGCCGAAGCGTTAGATCGTATTGAATACAAGAAATTCATAAGCCCACATTAAATACCATTATTACGGGAGGGTCATTTCAGATATAATACATAAAAACAGGTGCACATTGAAATTACAAGAACATATTAATAATTATTCTTCATCTGGGTGGGATAATCTTgcatctgtgtccttaatagaatctaaaattcttgacgcgatagctagacaaTTTTGTATTCTATTGCAGGACCTGAGGCTTCGGATtacgctagtttaaagctgattaacCACACCCGATGCCACATCAATAAAAGGTTTGTGATAGAACACTTTAAAAGTTGAATCAGAAGACCAATCCACCACAGCCATAATACCCTCCAAatgagaaccagtggaaaaagccttaGAGGCCATGTGTCCACGAACTGAATGAGCAccaaaagtggacacatcaatACCAGCCTCACTTAACAGCCATTTAACCCAAAGGGCCAAAGTAGCCGAAGAGAATGCTGCTGGATGCTGTGAATTaaacagtgaagaaagagaagcataatcctcgcctccgtgtccttaatagaatctaaaattcttgacacaatagctagaacATTTTGGACTCTACCAGTGAGAGACCCACCGCTTTTTTTATCCAAGCCTTGGTTGTGTACTGTTATTCTTCAGAGAAGTGGCAAGCCATTTTTGGAAGACCCTTGATTGTGTGATGTCACACTGCCTAGCAGTGAAAGTGAAAATCCATTTTGTTGTATAACTCTTGATTTGAACTCTGCACTCTGCCGAGCAGCGATGAGCCATTTCTTGTGTAACCATTGTGTCAGCCTGGCAAGTGATGACGGTCCATCTTGTGTTCCAACCCTTGATTCTGTGCCGTCACTGCCAAGCTGCGCCATCCATTTTTGTTGTACTGCCCTTGACTTGTTTGCCAGTCAAGCGCTGGAGGGCGATTTAGTTGCATAAACCTTGACTGTGACTGTTCACTTTGCTTAGCAGTTAAGAACTGTTTTGTGATACGATTGTTCATTTTGTACGGTCAGAGTACCAGACTGTTTTGTTGTATGAAGGTTGGGTGTGACTCATTGGCCAGTTAAGCATTATGAAGACTATTTAGTTGTATAACCCTTGATTGTATTCTGTCTCTTTTCCTAGCAATGAAGCTATTTTGCATCATGTCACACCGCCAAACATGTTTAATTATTTTGGTGAATAAATATAGAGATGTTCTACTACATATGTGTTTTTTCCTTGACGTGAAGCTGGCCTTTCTTGTCACGGTATTGGCTGGGGTTAGATTTTAACCAAGACAAGAATATGCCTTACTCCATCGCACATACCCCAGACCTACCTATTTACACATAACGCCCTCCGGCTCCTCCAAATATGAGCCTCACCTCGGTTTGCCTTATTCGTTGTATGCCCAGACATTGTCACACCGGGTAATGGCAGTGCTGCTGAGATCCACCAGTATGTGAGAACGCCTCGTCAGGCTTAGTAAGCGCTAAACAAATACACTTAATTTATAACTACCTGTACGTTAATATACTCCTTGATAGTCTGATCCCGTGCCCTTGTAGTTGCTAGTCTGTACAAAGTCCGCCTTGTTCAGAAAAAAGAGTAGGTTTACTTCCTTCTGGGCCTGAACGCATGCAGTACCTGCGATGGACGCAAGGAGGTGCTGCTGCTTCACTGTCTGAGTCTGTTCCACACGACCTCATCATTAGAAGCAACACTGCATTTGTCCAGGACGGAATTCCGAATCTTGCAGGTTTGAAGTGCTGTAAAAAGTTCAAACTTGAACTTCGGGCTTCATGTTCGATTGATCCATCAAAGGCCAAAGATTTACATGATCCCCTGTGATTTTCGAAAGCTTCACTCACAGCCACTTTAAGTCACTGAGGTCCTCCTTGGGAGTTCCCCTATTTAAATGCTCAAATACCGGTATCCCAGCAGCTTAATCCAGGGATTAGAAACTACTACCACTGAAACGGGGAAGAACAGGTCTAAATCCATACTGTCCTCCATTGGGTGGAAATGTTATACCAAGATCCGTACCCATTTACCATCTGTTGAAACAGGTGATAAATGAGTGCAGTGGCTTTTTCGGGGGCCACAGTGCATGCAATGGGTGCGGGGAGGGCAGAGTAGGAGAAGGGACAGGTGATGGGAgtgtttgctgctcttcctgttggaAAGAGAGGAGATGGGTGGTGCCAGGAGCAGCAGCGGACCCGCGTACTGCACAAGACTTCAGGTTTGATATTACCAAGTTTATTGTTTTTGCCAGGTCTTTAAACTAGATTTAGAGGAGTCTTTTTCTCTGACCCGATGCTCTTGGCTCTTAAGTGTAACATTCTGCATCTTATGCAGTGCTTGCACTGCAATGCACAGGGACTTTTTTTTACCATCCCAAAATAACTCTGCctcataactgttagacctggctttcttggcatggtttccccccctgactttttgctttcagaCCTCCAGTTTTGCTGCTCTCGTTTTTGCTGGCCGTGGGACTcttcacaatttaccactgctgaccaatgctaaaatgcTTCTGCTTTCTCTTTAAGACAAGGTACATTGGCTTATACACAATTGTAGTAGCGGCTAGCTGGCCGCGGAAGGGGCGTGGAGGAGGCGCGGGGGCgctaacatttaatttaattaaataaaaaattaaaaaacaattacctGTTCTGCGCAGTCCCGCGCCATGCTCCTCTTTCTTGCTGGTgggatgcaggcacaggctcccagcctgtcctgcggccaatcctgacgctgcccaaagcaacgtcaggattggctgggagcacccagccagggctctccaaggcagactgggagcctgtgcaggctctctccatgtGTTGCCGGTCtggagacagcctacagcgcatgcgtgtttggccggcccagacgagcggccaaacacaaatgctatCTCAGGGGCATGTCAGCCCCGTGGCCCCGCTCACAttaaaacaaaacgataataaacaaagtttattattgttttatttaaaaggttttgcagttgcagctgccgctgctggcggggggcagcgCTCCTCCGCCCATACAGAGGAGCCATCattgcccaattggcatatttcattattTGTAGGACCCTAGCAAGGTGGCACTACctatgcccagtgcctgtaaatcagatgctactagtgggcctgcagcactgattgtgccacccacttgagtagcactttaaacatgcctcaggcctgccattgcagcctgtgtatgcagatttaaactgccatttcgagatgtcaaactaaac
Protein-coding sequences here:
- the LOC138246532 gene encoding probable serine/threonine-protein kinase DDB_G0284251, with translation MSYTLGEGCCGKVRKGLYNGSVAAIKSVPYEITDEDDLRRECRVYETLNYKNVVKLLGPPEPGSDGWQIPLEFIEGCTLEELIFPPGKLSTADKDYIIFGMCDGLRYLHSKNVVHQDLKPNNIMVRRSTKEAVIIDLGLAKFVNYTESGNPFSSGQNRGFRQYAAPEAHAGNIRTRKSDVWSMGKVIAEVILGYVLEWDHCSPQNVQNLLHGSKYAAIVPRMLEINPHIRVTMEDVVNHLRSVNTILTHAEGIKRAAPAEPLSWMWIIPVLAAAAAVPLLALAIL